From Nicotiana tabacum cultivar K326 chromosome 15, ASM71507v2, whole genome shotgun sequence, the proteins below share one genomic window:
- the LOC107811732 gene encoding uncharacterized protein LOC107811732, whose product MNSRGPVVSHLAYADDIVIFTAGNTRSIKLVMKEVRKYEAISGQMVKQDKSFFLTDPKVSPSRINRIRTTTGFLNKEFPFTYLGCPIFVGRKRIVYFDGLVAKIVMKLNGWKGKLLSYGDKLTLVKHILQAIPTYTLAAMNPPKATYRTLEKYFANFF is encoded by the coding sequence ATGAACTCTCGGGGTCCTGTGGTAAGTCATTTGGCATATGCAGATGACATTGTGATATTTACTGCAGGAAACACTAGATCCATTAAGCTTGTTATGAAGGAGGTTAGGAAGTATGAAGCAATTTCAGGGCAAATGGTTAAGCAGGACAAAAGTTTCTTTTTGACAGATCCAAAGGTCTCCCCTTCTAGGATCAACAGAATAAGAACAACTACGGGGTTCTTGAACAAAGAATTTCCTTTCACCTATTTGGGTTGTCCTATCTTTGTCGGAAGGAAGAGAATTGTCTACTTCGATGGCCTTGTGGCTAAGATAGTAATGAAACTTAATGGATGGAAAGGCAAGTTACTATCGTATGGAGACAAACTAACTTTAGTTAAACATATTTTGCAGGCTATTCCAACTTATACTCTTGCAGCAATGAACCCTCCCAAGGCTACTTACAGAACTCTTGAGAAATACTTTGCTAATTTCTTCTGA